A region of Lycium barbarum isolate Lr01 chromosome 1, ASM1917538v2, whole genome shotgun sequence DNA encodes the following proteins:
- the LOC132606849 gene encoding FRIGIDA-like protein 3 isoform X1, producing the protein MEGTQSVATLMDCTTSKIQQLQKAFAELESHRAVTLNLQWKQLEEHFNGLQKSLKRRFTELEDQEKEFDTKIVQSNEILEKRQAAVIAKEQASLQRLQEKRDAAVSAIALALQKHKKPCSVEPAVINCEVQDGPSVLEKPEDSIETEGVIDDTGKPFPYCGVEVKSYPELVNLCRNMDSEGLHKFISDNRKNLAALREEIPLALRAAINPASLVLDSLNGFYNSDISISDAKKDANLLGQRRTCIMLLECLNTLLNTLGTDYISSIISENVKGRAKAIAEEWNLKLDELDVDANNGNSLEAHAFLQLLATFGINSNFNQENLSKLIPMVSRRRQTADLCRSLGLSDRMPGVIDVLINNGRHIDAVNLAFAFELTQQFPPVSLLKSYLNEASKASIPLNSGNASPTVQNDVNEKELSALKAVLKCIEDHKLEEQYPVDPLQKRVLQLEKVKADKKKATEVAKPQSKRPRPNGVGNGPRVNNVVTEKNFYPRMTDRYPHPVYDRPYAYPGPTSTHVPSFMGAPAYNFSPGHDFFGNGYHYQASYLH; encoded by the exons ATGGAAGGTACACAATCAGTTGCAACATTGATGGACTGCACAACATCTAAGATTCAGCAACTACAGAAAGCATTCGCTGAGTTGGAAAGTCACCGTGCTGTTACTCTCAACCTGCAATGGAAGCAACTTGAAGAGCACTTTAATGGGCTTCAGAAGTCCTTGAAGAGACGTTTCACTGAACTGGAAGACCAAGAGAAGGAGTTCGATACAAAAATTGTTCAATCTAATGAGATATTAGAGAAGCGTCAAGCAGCTGTTATTGCTAAAGAGCAAGCTTCACTTCAGAGGCTTCAGGAGAAAAGAGATGCAGCAGTTTCCGCGATTGCTCTTGCTCTGCAGAAGCATAAGAAGCCTTGTTCTGTGGAACCAGCTGTCATTAATTGTGAGGTTCAAGACGGGCCATCTGTTCTGGAAAAACCCGAGGATTCCATAGAGACTGAGGGTGTTATAGATGATACCGGAAAACCTTTTCCGTATTGTGGTGTGGAAGTTAAGTCTTATCCAGAACTAGTGAATCTATGCCGAAATATGGATTCTGAAGGCCTCCATAAATTCATATCAGACAACCGTAAAAACCTGGCAGCTCTCAGGGAGGAGATTCCTCTTGCTTTAAGAGCTGCAATCAATCCTGCCTCTCTGGTACTGGACTCGCTGAACGGGTTTTACAACTCTGATATATCAATTTCTGATGCTAAAAAAGATGCGAATCTTTTGGGACAGCGGCGAACTTGTATTATGTTGCTGGAATGCCTTAATACTTTATTGAACACCCTGGGAACAGATTATATTTCAAGTATAATATCAGAAAATGTCAAAGGACGTGCAAAAGCTATCGCTGAGGAGTGGAACCTGAAGTTAGATGAACTTGACGTCGATGCAAATAATGGAAATTCCTTGGAGGCTCATGCATTCTTACAGCTACTTGCTACTTTTGGTATTAATTCCAATTTTAACCAGGAGAACTTATCCAAGCTGATACCCATGGTTTCACGTCGTCGCCAAACAGCTGATCTCTGTCGTTCCCTTGGATTATCTGACAGAATGCCAG GTGTTATTGATGTGTTGATAAATAATGGAAGACATATAGATGCTGTTAATCTAGCTTTTGCATTTGAGCTGACACAGCAGTTTCCGCCTGTTTCTCTATTGAAATCCTACTTGAATGAAGCCAGCAAAGCATCTATACCTCTCAATTCTGGAAATGCATCACCTACTGTGCAG AATGATGTCAATGAGAAAGAGTTGTCTGCACTAAAGGCCGTGTTAAAATGCATTGAAGACCATAAGCTTGAGGAGCAATACCCTGTGGATCCCCTTCAGAAAAGGGTTCTTCAGCTGGAGAAAGTGAAGGCAGACAAGAAAAAGGCAACTGAAGTTGCAAAACCTCAGTCCAAAAGACCTCGTCCAAATGGTGTCGGAAATGGCCCCCGAGTAAATAATGTTGTCACTGAGAAAAACTTCTATCCCAGAATGACTGATAGGTACCCGCATCCCGTTTATGACAGACCGTATGCTTACCCTGGACCGACCAGCACCCATGTTCCATCATTCATGGGTGCTCCTGCTTACAACTTTTCTCCTGGCCATGACTTCTTTGGAAATGGCTACCATTACCAGGCTTCTTACCTGCACTGA
- the LOC132606849 gene encoding FRIGIDA-like protein 3 isoform X2 gives MDCTTSKIQQLQKAFAELESHRAVTLNLQWKQLEEHFNGLQKSLKRRFTELEDQEKEFDTKIVQSNEILEKRQAAVIAKEQASLQRLQEKRDAAVSAIALALQKHKKPCSVEPAVINCEVQDGPSVLEKPEDSIETEGVIDDTGKPFPYCGVEVKSYPELVNLCRNMDSEGLHKFISDNRKNLAALREEIPLALRAAINPASLVLDSLNGFYNSDISISDAKKDANLLGQRRTCIMLLECLNTLLNTLGTDYISSIISENVKGRAKAIAEEWNLKLDELDVDANNGNSLEAHAFLQLLATFGINSNFNQENLSKLIPMVSRRRQTADLCRSLGLSDRMPGVIDVLINNGRHIDAVNLAFAFELTQQFPPVSLLKSYLNEASKASIPLNSGNASPTVQNDVNEKELSALKAVLKCIEDHKLEEQYPVDPLQKRVLQLEKVKADKKKATEVAKPQSKRPRPNGVGNGPRVNNVVTEKNFYPRMTDRYPHPVYDRPYAYPGPTSTHVPSFMGAPAYNFSPGHDFFGNGYHYQASYLH, from the exons ATGGACTGCACAACATCTAAGATTCAGCAACTACAGAAAGCATTCGCTGAGTTGGAAAGTCACCGTGCTGTTACTCTCAACCTGCAATGGAAGCAACTTGAAGAGCACTTTAATGGGCTTCAGAAGTCCTTGAAGAGACGTTTCACTGAACTGGAAGACCAAGAGAAGGAGTTCGATACAAAAATTGTTCAATCTAATGAGATATTAGAGAAGCGTCAAGCAGCTGTTATTGCTAAAGAGCAAGCTTCACTTCAGAGGCTTCAGGAGAAAAGAGATGCAGCAGTTTCCGCGATTGCTCTTGCTCTGCAGAAGCATAAGAAGCCTTGTTCTGTGGAACCAGCTGTCATTAATTGTGAGGTTCAAGACGGGCCATCTGTTCTGGAAAAACCCGAGGATTCCATAGAGACTGAGGGTGTTATAGATGATACCGGAAAACCTTTTCCGTATTGTGGTGTGGAAGTTAAGTCTTATCCAGAACTAGTGAATCTATGCCGAAATATGGATTCTGAAGGCCTCCATAAATTCATATCAGACAACCGTAAAAACCTGGCAGCTCTCAGGGAGGAGATTCCTCTTGCTTTAAGAGCTGCAATCAATCCTGCCTCTCTGGTACTGGACTCGCTGAACGGGTTTTACAACTCTGATATATCAATTTCTGATGCTAAAAAAGATGCGAATCTTTTGGGACAGCGGCGAACTTGTATTATGTTGCTGGAATGCCTTAATACTTTATTGAACACCCTGGGAACAGATTATATTTCAAGTATAATATCAGAAAATGTCAAAGGACGTGCAAAAGCTATCGCTGAGGAGTGGAACCTGAAGTTAGATGAACTTGACGTCGATGCAAATAATGGAAATTCCTTGGAGGCTCATGCATTCTTACAGCTACTTGCTACTTTTGGTATTAATTCCAATTTTAACCAGGAGAACTTATCCAAGCTGATACCCATGGTTTCACGTCGTCGCCAAACAGCTGATCTCTGTCGTTCCCTTGGATTATCTGACAGAATGCCAG GTGTTATTGATGTGTTGATAAATAATGGAAGACATATAGATGCTGTTAATCTAGCTTTTGCATTTGAGCTGACACAGCAGTTTCCGCCTGTTTCTCTATTGAAATCCTACTTGAATGAAGCCAGCAAAGCATCTATACCTCTCAATTCTGGAAATGCATCACCTACTGTGCAG AATGATGTCAATGAGAAAGAGTTGTCTGCACTAAAGGCCGTGTTAAAATGCATTGAAGACCATAAGCTTGAGGAGCAATACCCTGTGGATCCCCTTCAGAAAAGGGTTCTTCAGCTGGAGAAAGTGAAGGCAGACAAGAAAAAGGCAACTGAAGTTGCAAAACCTCAGTCCAAAAGACCTCGTCCAAATGGTGTCGGAAATGGCCCCCGAGTAAATAATGTTGTCACTGAGAAAAACTTCTATCCCAGAATGACTGATAGGTACCCGCATCCCGTTTATGACAGACCGTATGCTTACCCTGGACCGACCAGCACCCATGTTCCATCATTCATGGGTGCTCCTGCTTACAACTTTTCTCCTGGCCATGACTTCTTTGGAAATGGCTACCATTACCAGGCTTCTTACCTGCACTGA
- the LOC132606860 gene encoding photosystem I reaction center subunit XI, chloroplastic: MATAASPMASQLKSSFASSLTRGSGLVTPKGISGAPFKIFPSTRKSCFTVKAVQTDKPTFQVIQPLNGDPFIGSLETPVTSSPLIAWYLSNLPAYRTAVSPLLRGVEVGLAHGFLLVGPFVKAGPLRNTPYAGGAGSLAAAGLVVILSMCLTIYGISSFKEGEPSTAPSLTLTGRKKVPDQLQTADGWAKFTGGFFFGGISGVTWAYFLLYVLDLPYYVK, from the exons ATGGCTACTGCTGCTTCCCCCATGGCAAGCCAGCTGAAGAGCAGCTTTGCATCTTCTTTAACCAGAGGCAGTGGCCTTGTCACTCCAAAAGGCATTTCTGGTGCACCCTTTAAGATCTTCCCTTCAACAAGGAAGTCTTGCTTCACTGTCAAGGCTGTCCAAACTGACAAA CCCACTTTCCAAGTGATTCAGCCCCTTAATGGTGACCCCTTCATTGGAAGTCTTGAAACTCCAGTAACCTCAAGCCCATTGATTGCATGGTACTTGTCCAACTTACCTGCCTACCGGACCGCAGTGAGCCCACTTCTCCGAGGAGTAGAAGTTGGCCTGGCCCATGGATTCTTACTGGTTGGGCCATTTGTAAAGGCTGGTCCATTAAGAAACACACCTTATGCAG GGGGAGCTGGTTCATTGGCAGCAGCAGGACTTGTTGTGATCCTTAGCATGTGTTTGACTATTTATGGAATTTCATCATTCAAAGAAGGAGAGCCATCAACTGCACCATCTTTGACATTGACTGGCAGGAAGAAAGTGCCCGATCAATTGCAAACTGCAGATGGATGGGCCAAGTTCACAGGTGGATTCTTTTTTGGTGGAATTTCTGGTGTCACTTGGGCTTATTTCCTCCTTTATGTCCTCGATCTTCCTTACTATGTCAAGTAG
- the LOC132606877 gene encoding photosystem I reaction center subunit XI, chloroplastic-like: MATAASPMTSQLKSSLASSLTRGSGLVTPKGISGAPFKIFPSTRKSCFKVKAVQTDKPTFQVIQPLNGDPFIGSLETPVTSSPLIAWYLSNLPAYRTAVSPLLRGVEVGLAHGFLLVGPFVKAGPLRNTPYAGGAGSLAAAGLVVILSMCLTIYGISSFKEGEPSTAPSLTLTGRKKVPDQLQTADGWAKFTGGFFFGGISGVTWAYFLLYVLDLPYYVK, encoded by the exons ATGGCTACTGCAGCATCTCCCATGACCAGCCAGCTGAAGAGCAGCCTTGCTTCTTCTTTAACCAGAGGCAGTGGCCTTGTTACTCCTAAAGGCATCTCTGGTGCACCTTTTAAGATCTTTCCTTCAACAAGAAAATCTTGTTTCAAAGTCAAGGCTGTCCAAACTGACAAA CCCACTTTCCAAGTGATCCAACCCCTGAATGGTGACCCATTTATTGGAAGTCTTGAAACTCCAGTTACCTCAAGCCCATTGATTGCATGGTACCTGTCCAACTTACCTGCCTACCGGACTGCAGTGAGCCCACTTCTTAGAGGAGTAGAAGTCGGCCTGGCCCATGGATTCCTACTTGTCGGGCCATTTGTAAAGGCTGGTCCATTAAGAAACACACCTTATGCAG GGGGAGCTGGATCTTTGGCAGCAGCAGGACTTGTAGTGATCCTTAGCATGTGTTTGACTATTTATGGAATTTCATCATTCAAAGAAGGAGAGCCATCAACAGCACCATCTTTGACATTGACTGGCAGGAAGAAGGTGCCTGACCAATTGCAAACTGCAGATGGATGGGCCAAGTTCACAGGTGGATTCTTTTTTGGTGGAATTTCTGGTGTCACTTGGGCTTATTTCCTCCTTTATGTCCTTGATCTTCCTTACTATGTCAAGTAA
- the LOC132606888 gene encoding uncharacterized protein LOC132606888, whose product MAPSVNSGSNGKTSVVVTALDGVINVNSLFTIAIFVGLSLATPGQKSLNSSERCQPGILTVKQLVIFEVLSFSFFLFSSLVAQAIKLSLNLLGSEELAHGFSVVVNERLLKTGMLMTAISSVMGCLFLMVSMLHVIEIKTGRLFCGAKSTIISVTFLISLVVSGLLVYVSAAWYAFTHARVHIHE is encoded by the exons ATGGCGCCTTCTGT AAACTCAGGCAGCAATGGCAAGACCAGTGTGGTGGTGACGGCCCTAGACGGAGTCATAAACGTAAATTCACTCTTCACCATTGCCATCTTTGTGGGACTATCTCTTGCAACTCCGGGCCAAAAAAGCCTCAACAGTAGCGAGCGTTGTCAGCCAGGGATTCTAACAGTAAAGCAACTAGTAATCTTCGAGGTGCTTTCGTTCAGTTTCTTTCTCTTCTCATCACTAGTGGCACAGGCCATAAAACTCTCCCTCAATCTCCTCGGTAGCGAAGAGTTAGCTCACGGTTTCAGTGTTGTTGTCAATGAAAGACTCCTTAAAACAGGGATGTTGATGACAGCAATCTCCTCTGTTATGGGGTGCTTGTTTCTCATGGTTTCTATGCTGCATGTGATTGAGATCAAAACTGGCAGGCTGTTCTGTGGAGCTAAATCTACTATTATATCAGTTACTTTCCTCATAAGCCTGGTGGTTTCTGGTCTTCTGGTCTATGTTTCTGCAGCATGGTATGCATTTACCCATGCACGCGTCCACATCCATGAATAG
- the LOC132606869 gene encoding probable 3-beta-hydroxysteroid-Delta(8),Delta(7)-isomerase, whose translation MVSQGEAHPYIPQDLKLAGFVPIFLSQSHIVGVYGLASFLVVLFMWILSGFVPKISKTDRVLMCWWIFTGLTHMVLEGYFVFTPDFYKKTTPVYLAEVWKEYSKGDSRYVGRDAGVVSVEGITAVIEGPACLLAVYAIAAKKSYRHVLQIAICLGQLYGTAVYFITAILEGDNFAASPYHYYAYYVFANHFWVWIPTLIVIHCWKKICAAVKVHEQKTKTR comes from the exons ATGGTATCTCAGGGAGAAGCTCATCCCTACATTCCGCAAGATCTGAAATTGGCTGGTTTTGTTCCCATATTCCTCTCACAGTCACACATAGTTGGTGTGTATGGCCTCGCATCCTTCCTGGTTGTTTTGTTCATGTGGATACTCTCAG GGTTTGTTCCTAAAATATCAAAAACTGACAGAGTGCTCATGTGCTGGTGGATTTTCACCGGCCTAACCCACATGGTCCTTGAGGGGTATTTTGTTTTTACTCCAGATTTCTACAAAAAGACTACTCCTGTTTACCTTGCTGAAGTCT GGAAAGAATACAGCAAAGGTGATTCAAGATACGTAGGACGGGATGCTGGAGTTGTTAGTGTCGAAGGAATCACAGCTGTCATAGAGGGGCCCGCATGCCTTCTTGCAGT GTATGCCATAGCTGCTAAGAAGTCATACAGGCACGTACTTCAAATAGCCATTTGTTTGGGGCAGCTCTATGGCACAGCCGTTTACTTCATAACAGCTATCTTGGAAGGTGATAATTTTGCTGCTAGCCCCTACCACTACTATGCTTACTATGTCTTCGCAAATCATTTCTGGGTTTGGATACCAACTCTCATAGTGATTCACTGCTGGAAGAAAATATGTGCTGCTGTCAAGGTCCACGAGCAGAAGACCAAGACCCGCTGA
- the LOC132606897 gene encoding uncharacterized CRM domain-containing protein At3g25440, chloroplastic-like, with protein MLGRGFFPARLCKSRQLQHLFISRPVLAHSLPQKNSLLNAICKVFERGVTVRPRFIVQKCDLGLVYSARYFCTTGKAGETSNGGGNDAVAESSGESKEDKIKRKKLKGKREVVKWLKFFRWKKKKEYQRMTAEERILFKLRKARNKEERLVEALKKVEPKEKLEATHDPEILTPEEHFYFLKMGEKCKNYVPVGRRGIYQGVILNMHLHWKKHQTLKVVVKTFSPEEVKEIAAELAKLSGGIVLDIQDDDTIIMYRGKNYSQPPTEIMSPRSTLSRKKALDKSKYRDSLRAVKRHIPRLEQNLELLRLQAENTTGAPDENQEIGLENIRPEHRSDQQIEASDKLKRIMVENEEQGEENDSMVDTDIGSDTEDLSDIFETDSEEEHEEKTEEPLYLDVFEKFPVQSNGDAQDFEEHLRQISSNSRKEKSPGEDVDTPRLDDVDRMILQAASLLKKRRR; from the exons ATGTTGGGAAGAGGCTTTTTTCCGGCGAGGCTCTGCAAATCACGACAGCTCCAACATCTCTTCATCTCCCGACCCGTTTTAGCCCATTCACTTCCCCAGAAAAACAG TCTTTTAAATGCAATATGCAAGGTTTTTGAGAGGGGAGTGACAGTTAGGCCGCGCTTTATTGTACAAAAATGTGATCTTGGATTAGTATATTCGGCTCGGTATTTCTGCACGACTGGCAAAGCTGGTGAAACGTCGAATGGCGGTGGAAATGATGCTGTTGCAGAGAGTTCCGGCGAGTCTAAAGAAGATAAAATCAAGAGGAAGAAACTGAAGGGTAAAAGAGAGGTTGTAAAGTGGTTGAAGTTCTTCAGgtggaagaagaagaaagagtacCAACGAATGACGGCTGAAGAAAGAATCCTTTTCAAATTGAGGAAG GCAAGGAATAAAGAGGAGAGGCTTGTTGAAGCTCTTAAAAAAGTCGAGCCTAAGGAGAAATTGGAAGCTACCCATGACCCAGAAATATTGACACCAGAAGAACACTTCTACTTCCTGAAAATGGGGGAGAAGTGCAAAAATTATGTACCAGTTGGAAGACGTGGGATATACCAGGGTGTAATCCTTAATATGCATCTGCATTGGAAGAAGCACCAAACTCTGAAAGTAGTGGTGAAAACATTCTCTCCTGAGGAGGTTAAGGAAATTGCTGCAGAGCTTGCAAAATTAAGTGGTGGAATCGTTCTTGATATCCAGGATGATGACACCATTATAATGTACAGAGGAAAGAATTACTCTCAACCACCAACTGAGATAATGTCTCCAAGGAGTACTCTTTCCAGGAAAAAG GCCTTAGATAAATCTAAATACAGAGATTCCTTGAGAGCTGTTAAGAGGCACATTCCACGGCTGGAGCAAAATCTCGAGCTGCTTCGGTTGCAAGCTGAAAACACAACTGGTGCTCCTGACGAAAATCAAGAGATTGGCTTGGAGAATATTCGCCCTGAACATCGTTCGGACCAGCAAATCGAGGCATCTGATAAGCTCAAACGGATAATGGTTGAAAATGAAGAACAGGGTGAAGAAAATGATTCGATGGTAGATACAGATATAGGCTCAGATACTGAAGATCTTTCAGATATATTTGAGACTGACTCTGAGGAAGAGCACGAAGAGAAGACTGAAGAACCTCTTTATTTGGATGTGTTTGAAAAGTTTCCAGTGCAGAGCAATGGAGATGCACAGGATTTTGAAGAGCATTTGCGTCAAATATCTTCTAACTCGAGGAAAGAGAAATCACCAGGTGAAGATGTGGATACACCGCGTCTCGATGATGTCGATAGGATGATTCTGCAAGCTGCATCGCTTTTGAAGAAAAGGAGGAGATGA
- the LOC132606912 gene encoding calmodulin-like protein 3, with the protein MDPVELHRIFQMFDRNGDGTITKKELNDSLQNLGIHIEEQELIHMIEKIDVNGDGYIDVDEFGTLYKTIMDEKDEEEDMREAFNVFDQNGDGYITVEELRSVLGSLGLNQGKTLEDCKRMIMKVDVDGDGMVDFKEFRQMMKGGGFSCQ; encoded by the coding sequence ATGGACCCCGTAGAGCTACATAGAATTTTCCAAATGTTTGATCGCAACGGAGACGGAACTATTACAAAAAAGGAGCTCAATGACTCGTTACAAAACTTGGGAATACACATTGAGGAACAAGAACTCATCCATATGATTGAAAAAATAGACGTAAACGGAGATGGATACATAGACGTAGATGAATTTGGGACATTATACAAGACAATAATGGACGAGAAGGATGAAGAGGAAGACATGAGAGAAGCTTTCAATGTGTTTGATCAAAATGGGGATGGATATATAACCGTGGAGGAGTTGAGGTCAGTTTTAGGGTCATTAGGATTGAATCAAGGCAAAACTTTAGAAGATTGTAAGAGGATGATCATGAAAGTTGATGTAGATGGTGATGGTATGGTTGATTTTAAAGAATTTAGACAAATGATGAAAGGTGGTGGATTTTCATGTCAATGA